In candidate division KSB1 bacterium, one DNA window encodes the following:
- a CDS encoding TonB-dependent receptor, with protein sequence MRVTRALLGIAPGALLIALLLWSVTFGGTTGKLAGFVKDAETGSPLPGVNVVLQGTTMGAASGMDGYFFIINIPPGRYTIKASMIGYQPQVVDVTIRVDLTTKVNFELKPTVMDLGQTVTVTAERPLIEPEVTSKRATVTAEMIQNMPVRTAQDIMTMQSGVIMMDEGQKIPGFETRGIDQVHVRGGRSGEIAYMVDGMYVEDAIYAGMGTSVNRVAIQELTTIIGAFDAEYGEAQSAVVNIVTKEGGTKFDIYSEFNTSKISGLWSKADDVRDAHQAIGSISGPVPFIKGMTFFISGEQSYRRPYYYKFDNHIYDTTPLNDILDKPDDPRYQKILQQIKDGIITEVKNINQLRNNESYYYVGDVLREWHTGAWRKAWRYRADWDGDGHAEPIAWDDVAGWRSFGFNKYWDFTSKLSWRISPNIKLMIPIRFNQRIQKSWASAWTFAMEGRNVLDDRTDQQTLIFTHQITPKLFYELRASRFFKGRSYLVHGIDHHRLTPGHADEFSEAYRFFYNDPTISVDFGPQEYPTGIYSNGFYVPMRFLRYDTLSDGRIRHVYDGSAEQYWNFNFQQSLQFKGDVTWQAHRAHQFKIGLEYKTFGWKDKLFGKDVGGIRFLEYQYPYLSRGYPSFYHLKPEEFAAYIQDKMDFKNFIVNIGYRLDYANSKGRAWRDWSDPKSGVVTGKKKFQFSPRIGVGHPITDRATFHFNYGHFFQVPDYRDLYTNQHLDLNAPQPFFGWANMDAQRTISYEAGVDYQISDFWAVRVAAWAKENNGNAGSFRISGFDPDSLGGYTYGIITNNDFGSSRGIDLTIEKSLSDNYFGKIEYTYSVSKMNQFYSWSGYWDGVTAETVAKKEYLSPVDAPHQLTGFFGIQFLKGGGPNLWGFKPLQNFVMQYILRLRSGYPYTPTIGGQALEPNTARRPMVYTVDAIFRKDFTMFNQIRAGVRIEVHNLFDRKNVLQVYSETGSPTDPNPGYSKTNYSTNWDNPWFWMPGRSIDVGLVIEM encoded by the coding sequence TTGAGAGTTACAAGAGCACTTTTGGGTATTGCTCCTGGAGCATTGTTGATTGCCTTGCTGCTATGGAGCGTGACGTTCGGTGGAACTACTGGCAAGTTGGCGGGATTCGTAAAAGATGCTGAGACGGGCTCACCATTGCCAGGAGTGAACGTCGTTCTACAGGGGACAACCATGGGCGCGGCCTCTGGCATGGATGGTTACTTTTTTATCATCAACATCCCGCCAGGGAGATATACGATCAAGGCGAGCATGATCGGCTATCAGCCTCAGGTTGTAGATGTGACCATTCGGGTGGATTTGACTACGAAAGTTAATTTTGAACTAAAGCCGACTGTAATGGACTTAGGGCAGACCGTGACTGTGACGGCGGAGCGGCCACTGATCGAGCCAGAGGTGACCAGTAAACGGGCCACGGTGACGGCGGAGATGATTCAGAATATGCCAGTCAGAACCGCGCAAGATATCATGACCATGCAATCCGGAGTGATAATGATGGATGAAGGTCAAAAGATCCCCGGGTTTGAGACGCGGGGCATCGATCAGGTTCATGTGCGCGGTGGTCGTAGTGGCGAAATCGCCTACATGGTCGATGGCATGTACGTGGAGGATGCGATTTATGCTGGCATGGGCACCAGTGTGAACCGCGTCGCCATCCAAGAACTGACCACTATCATCGGCGCGTTTGATGCCGAATACGGCGAAGCCCAGTCCGCGGTGGTGAACATCGTCACGAAAGAGGGTGGCACCAAGTTCGATATTTATTCGGAGTTCAACACCAGCAAAATTTCTGGCCTCTGGTCAAAAGCAGATGATGTGCGCGATGCCCATCAGGCCATCGGCTCGATCTCTGGTCCTGTGCCGTTCATCAAAGGCATGACGTTCTTTATCTCTGGCGAGCAAAGCTATCGCCGACCTTATTACTATAAGTTCGATAATCACATCTACGATACCACACCACTCAACGACATTCTCGATAAGCCAGATGATCCGCGATATCAGAAGATCCTCCAGCAGATCAAGGACGGGATCATCACCGAGGTGAAAAACATCAATCAATTGCGCAACAATGAGAGCTATTATTATGTTGGCGATGTGCTTCGGGAATGGCATACTGGGGCGTGGCGCAAAGCCTGGCGCTATCGAGCAGATTGGGATGGTGATGGCCATGCTGAGCCGATAGCCTGGGATGATGTGGCTGGTTGGCGCAGCTTTGGTTTTAACAAGTATTGGGATTTCACCTCGAAGTTGAGTTGGCGCATCTCGCCCAATATCAAATTGATGATCCCGATCCGGTTCAATCAGCGCATCCAAAAAAGCTGGGCAAGTGCCTGGACTTTTGCTATGGAAGGGCGTAATGTTTTAGATGATAGAACCGATCAACAGACTTTGATTTTCACTCATCAAATCACCCCTAAATTATTTTATGAACTGCGCGCCTCGCGATTCTTCAAAGGCCGATCCTATTTGGTCCATGGGATCGATCATCATCGACTTACCCCAGGCCATGCCGATGAGTTCTCCGAAGCCTATCGGTTTTTCTATAATGATCCAACCATCTCAGTGGATTTCGGGCCACAAGAATATCCTACTGGCATCTATTCAAATGGATTCTATGTGCCGATGCGATTCCTTCGCTATGACACCTTAAGCGACGGGCGAATCCGGCATGTATATGATGGATCGGCAGAGCAATACTGGAATTTCAATTTTCAGCAATCGCTGCAATTCAAGGGGGATGTGACCTGGCAGGCCCATCGCGCGCATCAATTCAAGATCGGACTCGAATATAAAACCTTTGGTTGGAAGGACAAATTATTCGGCAAAGATGTGGGCGGCATTCGTTTCCTGGAGTACCAATACCCATATTTGTCGCGGGGGTATCCCTCCTTTTACCATCTGAAACCTGAGGAATTTGCTGCTTACATCCAGGACAAAATGGATTTCAAAAACTTTATCGTGAACATCGGCTATCGATTGGACTATGCCAATTCCAAAGGCCGTGCTTGGAGGGATTGGTCGGATCCTAAATCCGGGGTCGTAACTGGTAAAAAGAAATTTCAATTTAGTCCCCGAATCGGTGTCGGCCATCCCATTACCGATCGGGCCACATTCCATTTCAATTATGGCCATTTCTTCCAGGTGCCAGATTATCGCGACCTGTACACCAACCAGCATCTCGATCTGAACGCACCGCAGCCGTTCTTTGGATGGGCCAATATGGATGCGCAACGAACTATCTCCTATGAAGCAGGGGTGGATTATCAGATCAGCGATTTTTGGGCGGTGCGCGTGGCTGCATGGGCCAAAGAGAACAACGGCAATGCCGGCAGCTTCCGTATTTCCGGCTTCGATCCCGACAGCCTTGGCGGCTATACCTATGGCATCATCACCAATAACGACTTCGGCAGCTCACGGGGGATCGATTTAACGATTGAAAAAAGCTTGAGCGACAATTATTTCGGAAAAATCGAATACACGTATTCGGTCTCTAAAATGAACCAGTTCTACTCCTGGTCCGGTTATTGGGACGGTGTGACTGCCGAAACCGTGGCCAAAAAAGAATACCTCTCTCCCGTTGATGCCCCGCATCAATTGACCGGATTTTTTGGGATTCAATTTCTCAAAGGTGGCGGGCCAAATTTGTGGGGATTTAAACCGCTGCAAAACTTTGTCATGCAATATATTCTCAGGTTGCGCAGTGGCTACCCATATACCCCCACAATTGGCGGCCAAGCGTTGGAACCCAACACGGCGCGCCGGCCCATGGTCTATACCGTGGATGCGATTTTCCGCAAAGATTTCACCATGTTCAATCAGATTCGGGCTGGTGTCAGGATCGAGGTTCATAACTTATTTGATCGTAAAAATGTGCTGCAAGTTTATTCGGAAACCGGTAGCCCCACCGATCCAAACCCTGGCTACAGCAAAACCAATTACAGTACGAACTGGGATAATCCATGGTTCTGGATGCCAGGGCGGAGCATTGATGTTGGATTGGTGATTGAAATGTAA